A DNA window from Equus przewalskii isolate Varuska chromosome 12, EquPr2, whole genome shotgun sequence contains the following coding sequences:
- the NUBP2 gene encoding cytosolic Fe-S cluster assembly factor NUBP2 isoform X7 — protein sequence MLRAQGRAVHQCDSGWVPVFVDQEQSISLMSVGFLLEKPDEAVVWRGPKKNALIKQFVSDVAWGQLDYLVVDTPPGTSDEHMATVDALRPYSPLGALVVTTPQAVSVGDVRRELTFCRKTGLRVIGLVENMSGFVCPHCAECTNVFSRGGGEELARHAGVPFLGSVPLDPELTRSLEEGRDFIREFPKSPAFPALSSIAQKILNETPAQLP from the exons ATGCTCCGGGCACAGGGCAGGGCTGTGCACCAGTGTGACAGTGGCTGGGTGCCTGTCTTTGTGGACCAGGAGCAGAGCATCTCCCTCATGTCCGTGGGCTTCCTGCTGGAGAAGCCGGACGAGGCCGTGGTGTGGAGAGGCCCCAAGAAGAACG CGCTGATAAAGCAGTTTGTGTCTGACGTGGCCTGGGGACAGCTGGACTATCTGGTTGTGGACACGCCCCCAGGGACCTCTGATGAGCACATGGCCACTGTGGACGCCCTGCGCCCCTATAGCCCCCTGGGGGCCCTCGTGGTCACCACACCACAG GCGGTGTCCGTGGGGGACGTGAGGCGGGAGCTGACCTTCTGTAGGAAGACGGGCTTGCGGGTGATCGGGCTCGTGGAGAACATGAGCGGCTTCGTCTGCCCGCACTGCGCG GAGTGCACCAACGTCTTCTCCAGGGGAGGTGGCGAGGAGCTGGCCAGACATGCTGGAGTCCCCTTCCTAG GCTCTGTGCCCCTGGACCCCGAGCTCACAAGGAGCCTGGAGGAGGGCCGAGACTTCATCCGGGAGTTCCCCAAGAGCCCTGCGTTTCCCGCCCTCTCCTCCATAGCCCAGAAGATTCTAAACGAGACGCCTGCTCAGCTCCCCTGA